CCCAGGCGACACCGATGGACATCCAGTTGGGGAGGTACTCGCGGTACTTCATGCGGTTGCCGACGAGGTAGAAGTTCTTGACAACGGCTTGGAGGGCGCAGATGACGCCCATGACGATGGTGAAGATGGCGCAGGACTTGGGGATGGGGAGCTGGGGCATggtgacggcctcggcaacggccttCCACGCGAGGACGGAGGGGGCGCCGAAGGGGCACGTCTCCTCGGGTCCCATCTCCTTCCAGATGCAAGGGTAGGCGGCCATGAACAGGACAAAGACACCGGGCGCGAGGAACACGCTGACACCGGCACCGATGGCCTGGGCGTAGAACTGCAGGTGGGGGGGAgtgcggaggaggaagccaACTCGGAAGTCGGAGACCAGCGCCGTGGCAACGTCAGCGGTACCCGAGGCGATACCACCGGCGATGAGGTTGATGCGCTGAGCAGACTtgacctcgaggccctggccgGAGGTGACACCACCAAAGACGAGCTGGGAGGCCTTGGCGGAGGCGGTGAGGGGCGTGCAGTCggtgacggcgccgccgtggatactgaggaaggcgaagaggaggcccAGGATGcaggcgaggatggcgaggccggcgttCATGTGGAACTGGACGTGGCACACGACGCAGGCAACGGCGGTGAAGACGAGGGTGCCGGTGGCCCAGACCCAGATGGGCACCTGCTGGCTCGGGGGCGCAaagtcctcgacgaggctgTCCTGGGCGTCGGCCAGGCCGGCGTGCTTGGCGATGAAGGCGTTGTGCTTGCCGCGCGACTGCATGCGGTTGTTGATGCTGCGGGCGCCGGAGCGGAAGGCGAActtggcgccgtcgacgaggacgccgatgTGGAGGACGAACTCGACCATGGAgtagacgacgaggaccatGACGCCGGGCCACAGCATCCAGTaacggggggaggggacccAGTTGGGGTCGTCGCTGACCTTCATGACGCCGAAGTTGACCATGTCGGCCCACTTCTCGCTCTTGGGGTATCTCTGGACGCCCATGGCCTCGCCGTAGTGGACGAGGGTAGGTCCGATGATACCCCAGGCGACAAAGGTTCCGAGCCACCACGACAGGGCGGCGTTGATTCCGACGAGCATGCCGGAGCCGAAGAAGGCGGGGGTGAGCTGAATGTACCAGCCTGGAAACCTGTTAGTTCGATGTTGTTGCTGCAgggatgtgtgtgtgtgtgtgtgtaagcACACGAATGGACATGGAAAACATACCCCAGTTGTTAATGTTCATGGCCCAGTTCTTGTAGCCGCTCCAGACGTAGAACCACAAGAAGATGTACCAGTTGTGCAGAATGCCATCGGCGTACTGGGAGACGACGATGTGGACGAGGGCACCGACGAAGCAGTATCCCAGAGTCTTGATCTTcttggcggcatcggcggctccgctgccgacggcgtgcATGGAGCGGATGGTCAAGGCGGTCGCGGTGGCTGTGTCCGAAGTCAGCTTCTAGAGGCACGGAAAGGAGAGGGCAGGTACCCCG
This sequence is a window from Colletotrichum higginsianum IMI 349063 chromosome 8, whole genome shotgun sequence. Protein-coding genes within it:
- a CDS encoding OPT oligopeptide transporter codes for the protein MVATNPVPGPIQAETQIPSVDPAHDPTYITEKVRYSEQNDELKSEISGDEDVTDLFVPFPEVKGLEPEGNPLTFRAVLVGIILGSLVNASNVYLGKLLHFPGSASLKTGFSFAATMFGAIFGYAIVKLLAKSLPNAPLIGGTFGPQENSIIQAAATGAGGMSGLFVAALPAMYQLNLMSENPRQDFGRILTITVTCAFFGLFAAVPLRKFFIINVARELNLVFPTPTATALTIRSMHAVGSGAADAAKKIKTLGYCFVGALVHIVVSQYADGILHNWYIFLWFYVWSGYKNWAMNINNWGWYIQLTPAFFGSGMLVGINAALSWWLGTFVAWGIIGPTLVHYGEAMGVQRYPKSEKWADMVNFGVMKVSDDPNWVPSPRYWMLWPGVMVLVVYSMVEFVLHIGVLVDGAKFAFRSGARSINNRMQSRGKHNAFIAKHAGLADAQDSLVEDFAPPSQQVPIWVWATGTLVFTAVACVVCHVQFHMNAGLAILACILGLLFAFLSIHGGAVTDCTPLTASAKASQLVFGGVTSGQGLEVKSAQRINLIAGGIASGTADVATALVSDFRVGFLLRTPPHLQFYAQAIGAGVSVFLAPGVFVLFMAAYPCIWKEMGPEETCPFGAPSVLAWKAVAEAVTMPQLPIPKSCAIFTIVMGVICALQAVVKNFYLVGNRMKYREYLPNWMSIGVAWVLGPDSGYANAIMAGAITAWWWRKYFPKSFETHCFAAAAGLIAGEGFGGVINAALELGGVSGSSMAADGINTIGTQIALPGADW